In Halomonas denitrificans, one DNA window encodes the following:
- a CDS encoding peroxiredoxin family protein: protein MKRWFITLFLLSLVALLVFAALMLARPEVPLLAPAGLIVAAAAPLGFFAWLFIGGPARTDRHPVLVSAIIGLGAVLCAAAVYRYGEVWNMFLAGGIGVLIGWMIYLRWYSVQPAAPNAPVPGQPLPPLTLQTEDGAPIESEALRGKPAVLVFYRGNWCPLCVAQIRELVAAWRDVADEATLWFISNQGQGQTRAIAANFDLSGAFLRDPDGLAARTLGLHAPGATPAGLELLGYPRDAAVPTVIVIDAEGIVRFVEVADNYRLRPDPSVYLQVLDES from the coding sequence ATGAAGCGCTGGTTCATCACCCTGTTCCTGCTGTCGCTGGTCGCGCTGCTGGTGTTCGCTGCGCTGATGCTGGCTCGCCCGGAGGTGCCGCTGCTGGCACCGGCCGGACTGATCGTCGCCGCGGCCGCGCCGCTCGGGTTCTTCGCCTGGCTGTTCATCGGCGGCCCGGCACGAACGGACCGTCACCCGGTGCTGGTTTCGGCCATCATCGGCCTGGGCGCGGTGCTGTGCGCAGCGGCGGTGTACCGCTACGGCGAGGTCTGGAACATGTTTCTCGCCGGCGGCATCGGCGTGCTGATCGGCTGGATGATCTACCTGCGCTGGTACTCGGTGCAGCCGGCGGCACCGAACGCCCCGGTGCCCGGCCAGCCGCTGCCCCCGTTAACGCTCCAGACCGAGGACGGTGCGCCGATCGAGTCCGAAGCGCTGCGCGGGAAGCCGGCGGTGCTGGTGTTCTACCGCGGCAACTGGTGCCCGCTGTGCGTTGCCCAGATCAGGGAACTGGTCGCCGCGTGGCGCGATGTGGCCGATGAGGCCACCCTATGGTTCATCAGCAACCAGGGCCAGGGGCAGACCCGTGCGATCGCGGCGAACTTCGACCTGTCCGGTGCGTTCCTGCGCGACCCGGACGGCCTGGCGGCGCGCACGCTCGGCCTGCACGCGCCCGGCGCGACGCCGGCCGGTCTCGAACTGCTGGGCTACCCGCGCGATGCCGCCGTGCCCACGGTCATCGTGATCGACGCCGAGGGCATCGTGCGCTTCGTCGAGGTGGCCGACAACTACCGGCTCCGCCCCGATCCGTCGGTCTACCTCCAGGTGCTCGACGAATCGTAG
- a CDS encoding TraR/DksA C4-type zinc finger protein produces the protein MSDVDWTALIEARLAELRVASEASRDDREPVELDQTRQGRLSRIDAMQGQAMAQASEARRAQQISRLKAALERLERGDFGECLDCGEPIAEARLTNDPAVTLCIDCAGARE, from the coding sequence ATGAGTGACGTGGATTGGACGGCGCTGATCGAGGCCCGGCTTGCCGAGCTGCGGGTGGCCAGCGAGGCCTCGCGCGATGACCGCGAGCCGGTCGAGCTGGACCAGACGCGTCAGGGACGACTGTCACGGATTGACGCCATGCAGGGCCAGGCGATGGCGCAAGCTTCAGAAGCACGCAGGGCGCAGCAGATTTCACGACTGAAGGCGGCGCTGGAGCGGCTCGAGCGGGGTGACTTCGGCGAATGCCTCGACTGCGGCGAGCCGATCGCCGAGGCCCGACTGACCAACGACCCCGCAGTCACGCTGTGCATCGACTGCGCGGGCGCGCGGGAGTAG
- a CDS encoding GNAT family N-acetyltransferase translates to MKIRTVPGSALAPWLDEVATLRTTVFREYPYLYDGSTAYERDYLATYVDCPQSVTLLVVDEDGDDETVVGASTGLPLTAADAAFRVPFETAGIDPASVFYFGESVLLPDYRGRGIGHGFFDLREDHARRLGLAITTFCAVDRPPDHPARPHDYRPLDGFWSGRGYVKRPDLQAAFDWKEVGESHESPHTLTFWLRGL, encoded by the coding sequence ATGAAAATTCGAACTGTTCCCGGCTCCGCCCTCGCCCCATGGCTCGACGAGGTCGCGACGCTTCGTACGACCGTGTTCCGCGAGTACCCCTACCTGTACGACGGAAGCACGGCCTACGAGCGCGACTACCTGGCGACCTATGTCGACTGCCCCCAGTCGGTCACGCTGCTGGTGGTCGACGAGGACGGCGACGACGAGACCGTGGTCGGCGCGTCGACCGGCCTGCCCTTGACGGCTGCCGACGCCGCCTTCCGTGTGCCGTTCGAAACCGCCGGCATCGACCCGGCGAGCGTTTTCTACTTCGGCGAGTCGGTGCTGCTGCCCGACTATCGCGGCCGGGGCATCGGCCACGGCTTCTTCGACCTGCGCGAGGACCATGCGAGGCGACTCGGCCTTGCGATTACCACCTTCTGCGCCGTCGACCGCCCCCCCGACCACCCGGCACGCCCGCACGACTACCGCCCGCTCGACGGCTTCTGGAGCGGCCGCGGCTACGTCAAGCGCCCCGACCTGCAGGCCGCCTTCGATTGGAAGGAAGTCGGAGAGTCCCACGAATCCCCGCACACCCTGACGTTCTGGCTGAGGGGCCTCTGA
- a CDS encoding barstar family protein, with product MSGIDLDARQGIVRLDDPFDADTLVGRLSAAGYEAVRVDRAPVFDRDTLMHALYQALELPAWFGFNLDALADALNALEPKQGKRRVMVFQDFTLLEDADPDLAETFCEIVDEACLLPEAGLVAAILLQGRG from the coding sequence GTGAGCGGCATCGACCTCGACGCGCGCCAGGGCATCGTTCGCCTCGATGATCCATTCGATGCCGACACGTTGGTCGGCCGGTTGAGCGCCGCCGGCTACGAGGCCGTCCGCGTCGACCGCGCACCCGTGTTCGACAGGGACACGCTGATGCACGCCCTCTACCAGGCCCTGGAACTCCCCGCCTGGTTCGGCTTCAATCTCGACGCGCTCGCCGACGCCCTGAACGCCCTCGAACCGAAACAGGGCAAACGCCGGGTGATGGTGTTCCAGGACTTCACCCTGCTCGAAGACGCCGACCCCGACCTCGCCGAAACCTTCTGCGAGATCGTCGACGAAGCCTGCCTGCTCCCCGAAGCCGGTCTCGTCGCGGCGATCCTGTTGCAGGGGAGGGGCTGA
- a CDS encoding PaaI family thioesterase produces the protein MTATLPDGTGLQEYFAPHNACFGCGPANEKGLRIRSVPERDSEQGRVVCRWTPAPHHEAFPGVLNGGIIGAILDCHCNWTAAWHLARQRDLDTPPCCVTMEFKVQLRRPTPSDRELTLVAWPTDVDGDIVTVESELSIDGTVYDRCTGRFVAVKPGHPAYHRW, from the coding sequence ATGACCGCGACGCTCCCCGACGGCACAGGGCTCCAGGAGTACTTCGCGCCGCACAACGCCTGCTTCGGCTGCGGGCCGGCCAACGAGAAAGGCCTGCGGATCCGCTCCGTGCCGGAGCGGGACAGCGAGCAGGGCCGGGTGGTCTGCCGCTGGACCCCGGCACCGCATCACGAGGCGTTCCCCGGCGTGCTCAACGGCGGCATCATCGGCGCCATTCTCGATTGCCACTGCAACTGGACCGCCGCCTGGCACCTGGCCCGGCAGCGCGACCTGGACACGCCGCCGTGCTGCGTGACCATGGAGTTCAAGGTCCAGCTGCGACGTCCGACCCCGTCGGACCGCGAGTTGACCCTCGTGGCCTGGCCGACCGACGTCGACGGCGACATCGTCACCGTCGAGTCCGAGCTGTCCATCGATGGCACGGTCTACGATCGCTGCACCGGTCGCTTCGTCGCGGTCAAGCCCGGCCATCCGGCCTACCACCGTTGGTAG
- a CDS encoding class II fumarate hydratase, whose product MTDTRIEKDSMGELEVPADALWGAQTQRAVNNFPISGQPMPEAFIQSLGRVKLACARANQTLGLMEPATADAIAAAAEKVIAGDVTDQFPIDVYQTGSGTSSNMNANEVIAHLCAKAGDDSIHPNDHVNMSQSSNDVIPTTIQVSACLAASEDLLPALDHLEATIRAKAGELKDTVKTGRTHLMDAMPVTFGQELGAWASQIASCRARIESALVRLKRLPQGGTAVGTGINAPASFGEQVAQELKVLTGFDFESAADKFEGIAAQDGAVELSGQLKTLAGVLMKIANDLRWMNSGPLAGLGEIELEALQPGSSIMPGKVNPVIPEATCMVAARVIGNDTTITVGGQSGNFQLNVMLPVIGATLLESLALLTNVSRLLADKAIASFTVREDNIKRALDRNPILVTALNRVIGYEKGAATAKQAYKEGRPIIDVAMETTGMSREELESLLDPLKLARGGVSE is encoded by the coding sequence ATGACCGACACCCGTATCGAAAAGGACAGCATGGGCGAGCTCGAAGTGCCCGCCGATGCCCTCTGGGGCGCGCAGACGCAGCGTGCCGTGAACAACTTTCCGATTTCCGGCCAGCCGATGCCGGAAGCGTTCATCCAGTCCCTGGGGCGGGTCAAGCTCGCCTGCGCGCGGGCCAACCAGACCCTCGGCCTGATGGAGCCGGCCACCGCCGACGCGATTGCCGCGGCGGCCGAGAAGGTCATCGCCGGCGACGTCACCGACCAGTTTCCGATCGATGTCTACCAGACCGGCTCCGGCACCAGCTCGAACATGAACGCCAACGAGGTCATCGCCCACCTGTGCGCGAAGGCCGGCGACGACAGCATCCACCCGAACGATCACGTCAACATGTCGCAGAGCTCGAACGACGTGATCCCGACCACGATCCAGGTGTCGGCCTGTCTCGCCGCGAGCGAGGACCTGCTGCCGGCGCTGGACCACCTCGAAGCGACGATCCGCGCGAAGGCCGGCGAGCTGAAGGACACGGTCAAGACCGGCCGTACCCACCTGATGGACGCGATGCCGGTGACCTTTGGCCAGGAGCTCGGCGCCTGGGCCAGCCAGATCGCCTCCTGCCGCGCCCGCATCGAGTCGGCGCTGGTCCGCCTCAAGCGCCTGCCGCAGGGCGGCACCGCGGTCGGTACGGGCATCAACGCGCCCGCGAGCTTCGGTGAGCAGGTCGCGCAGGAGCTCAAGGTGCTCACGGGCTTCGATTTCGAGTCGGCCGCCGACAAGTTCGAGGGCATCGCGGCGCAGGACGGCGCGGTCGAACTCTCCGGCCAACTCAAGACCCTGGCCGGCGTGTTGATGAAGATCGCCAACGACCTGCGCTGGATGAATTCCGGCCCGCTGGCCGGCCTCGGCGAGATCGAACTGGAGGCCCTGCAGCCGGGCAGCTCGATCATGCCGGGGAAGGTCAACCCGGTGATCCCGGAGGCCACCTGCATGGTCGCCGCGCGCGTGATCGGCAACGATACGACGATCACCGTCGGCGGCCAGTCCGGCAACTTCCAGCTCAATGTCATGCTCCCCGTGATCGGCGCAACGCTGCTGGAGAGCCTGGCGCTGCTGACCAACGTCAGCCGCTTGCTGGCCGACAAGGCGATCGCGTCCTTCACGGTCCGCGAGGACAACATCAAGCGCGCGCTGGACCGCAACCCGATCCTGGTCACTGCACTGAACCGTGTGATCGGCTACGAGAAGGGCGCGGCGACCGCCAAGCAGGCCTACAAGGAAGGCCGGCCGATCATCGATGTCGCGATGGAGACCACGGGCATGAGCCGCGAGGAACTCGAATCGCTGCTCGATCCGCTGAAGCTGGCTCGCGGCGGAGTTTCCGAGTAA
- a CDS encoding cysteine desulfurase, giving the protein MARAEDEVLTPPLDVEAVRAEFPILSRTVHGKPLVYLDSAASAQRPRCVIDATSRFYSEYNANVHRGVHQLSVEASEAFERSRQLVRDGLNASSEREIVFTRGATEAINLVAQAWARPRLRPGDEIIVSTMEHHSNIVPWQLVCEQTGAVLKPAPINDRGELRVDELEALITDRTKLIGLVHVSNALGTVNPVERVCAMARERGIVTVIDGCQALPHTAVDVRAIGCDFYAFSAHKMYGPTGIGALYGRESLLEAMPPWQGGGEMILRVSFEGTTYNELPHKFEAGTPNIAGAIGMGAAFEFLDRIGIDAIAAHEQDLLTYATERMQAIDGLRILGTAEHKGPVISFVVDGAHANDIGTIVDHFGVALRTGHHCAMPVMQFFDVPATARVSFGCYTTRAEIDTFLDALNHARTMLA; this is encoded by the coding sequence ATGGCACGAGCTGAAGACGAAGTTCTCACCCCGCCGCTGGATGTCGAAGCGGTGCGCGCGGAGTTTCCGATCCTTTCGCGGACGGTGCACGGCAAGCCGCTGGTCTACCTCGACTCGGCGGCCTCGGCGCAGCGGCCCCGGTGCGTGATCGACGCGACCTCCCGGTTCTACTCCGAGTACAACGCCAACGTTCACCGGGGCGTGCACCAGCTCAGCGTCGAGGCCTCGGAGGCCTTCGAACGGTCGCGTCAGCTCGTGCGCGATGGCTTGAATGCTTCCTCGGAGCGCGAGATCGTGTTCACCCGGGGGGCGACCGAGGCGATCAACCTGGTGGCCCAGGCCTGGGCCCGGCCCAGGCTCCGGCCCGGCGACGAGATCATCGTCTCGACGATGGAGCATCACTCCAACATCGTGCCGTGGCAGCTGGTCTGCGAGCAGACCGGCGCGGTGCTCAAGCCGGCGCCGATCAACGACCGGGGCGAGCTCCGGGTCGACGAGCTCGAGGCCCTGATCACCGACCGGACGAAGCTGATCGGGCTGGTCCACGTTTCCAACGCGCTCGGCACGGTCAACCCGGTCGAACGCGTCTGCGCGATGGCCCGGGAGCGCGGCATCGTCACGGTCATCGACGGCTGCCAGGCGCTGCCCCACACCGCGGTCGACGTGCGGGCGATCGGCTGCGACTTCTACGCCTTCTCGGCGCACAAGATGTACGGTCCGACCGGCATCGGCGCGCTGTACGGGCGCGAGTCGCTCCTCGAAGCCATGCCGCCGTGGCAGGGCGGGGGCGAGATGATTCTCCGCGTGTCGTTCGAAGGAACCACCTACAACGAGCTTCCGCACAAGTTCGAGGCCGGAACGCCGAACATCGCCGGCGCGATCGGCATGGGCGCGGCCTTCGAGTTCCTCGACCGCATCGGCATCGACGCGATCGCTGCCCACGAGCAGGACCTGCTGACCTACGCCACGGAGCGCATGCAGGCCATCGACGGCCTCCGCATACTCGGTACCGCCGAGCACAAGGGTCCGGTGATTTCCTTCGTCGTCGACGGCGCCCATGCCAACGACATCGGCACCATCGTCGACCACTTCGGCGTCGCCCTGCGCACGGGCCATCACTGCGCGATGCCGGTGATGCAGTTCTTCGACGTGCCCGCAACGGCCCGCGTCTCCTTCGGCTGCTACACCACCCGCGCCGAAATCGACACCTTCCTCGACGCCCTGAACCACGCCAGGACGATGCTGGCTTGA
- a CDS encoding SufD family Fe-S cluster assembly protein: MSALLERLAPIDDAPDDGFGDLRKRAQKVLMQHGFPHRKTENWKYTPLTLLDQRTFDEGRTSSERPETPELPFDGAVLHVHNGEVDPAATRLPRGATLTGLVEDDIDVDALVADGPNDAFAWLNIARLGQGWKLVIDEPIAEPIVVLHSIDPGFESVVHPRLHVEMTPDSSLTLISLQIGGGAGLVNAVQDMRLGEGASLTHVIDRSANDTAWIEHATVRVAARATYRAFASDAGGALTRQDLRVSLDAADAAGAIHGVATLDGRSLADYHTAIEHHVGPTRSREVFRILADDRATGVFNGRILIVPGADDSHSEMSTGNLLLSENARINTKPELEIHAEDVTASHGATIGQLDDDARFYLRSRGLTDAEAIGLLKYGFAAAAFDDLEAGPIKDWLLERLKARA, from the coding sequence ATGAGCGCATTGCTCGAACGACTGGCCCCGATCGACGATGCCCCGGACGACGGCTTCGGTGACCTGCGCAAGCGGGCGCAGAAGGTGCTGATGCAGCACGGCTTTCCGCATCGCAAGACCGAGAACTGGAAGTACACCCCGCTGACGCTGCTCGACCAGCGGACCTTCGACGAGGGCCGGACCTCGAGCGAACGGCCCGAAACGCCCGAGCTGCCGTTCGACGGCGCCGTGCTCCACGTGCACAACGGCGAAGTCGATCCCGCCGCGACGCGGCTGCCCCGCGGCGCCACGCTGACCGGCCTGGTCGAGGACGACATCGACGTCGACGCGCTGGTTGCCGACGGGCCGAACGATGCGTTTGCCTGGCTGAACATCGCCCGATTGGGTCAGGGCTGGAAGCTGGTGATCGACGAACCGATCGCCGAGCCGATCGTGGTTCTGCACTCGATCGATCCCGGCTTCGAGTCGGTCGTGCATCCCCGCCTGCACGTCGAGATGACGCCGGACAGCTCGCTGACCCTGATCTCGCTGCAGATCGGCGGCGGTGCGGGCCTGGTCAACGCGGTCCAGGACATGCGGCTCGGCGAGGGCGCGTCGCTGACGCACGTGATCGACCGTTCCGCGAACGACACGGCGTGGATCGAGCACGCCACGGTGCGCGTCGCGGCCCGGGCGACGTACCGCGCCTTCGCATCCGATGCCGGTGGCGCGCTGACCCGCCAGGACCTCCGGGTGTCGCTCGATGCTGCCGACGCGGCCGGCGCGATTCACGGTGTCGCGACCCTGGACGGTCGTTCGTTGGCCGACTACCACACGGCCATCGAGCACCACGTGGGCCCGACCCGGAGCCGCGAGGTGTTCCGGATTCTCGCCGACGACCGAGCGACCGGCGTGTTCAACGGGCGGATCCTGATCGTGCCCGGTGCCGACGACAGCCATTCGGAAATGAGCACGGGCAACCTGTTGCTGAGCGAGAACGCCCGGATCAACACCAAGCCCGAGCTGGAAATCCACGCCGAGGACGTCACCGCCAGCCACGGCGCGACGATCGGCCAGCTCGACGACGATGCGCGCTTCTACCTGCGCTCGCGAGGGTTGACCGACGCCGAGGCCATCGGCCTGCTCAAGTACGGCTTCGCCGCTGCCGCCTTCGACGACCTCGAAGCCGGCCCGATCAAGGACTGGCTGCTGGAGCGCCTGAAGGCGCGAGCCTGA
- the sufC gene encoding Fe-S cluster assembly ATPase SufC — translation MLKIENLHVEVGGKEILKGLDLELGAGEMHAIMGPNGSGKSTLGYTLAGRDGYEITEGRILFEGQDLAELEVEERAAAGLFLALQYPVEIPGVNNAYFLRAALNAQRKARGEDEVDSMAFLKAVREQLKVLKMDEALLKRAVNEGFSGGEKKRNEIVQMAVLQPKLAVLDETDSGLDIDALKLVAEGVNRLRDEQRSFLVITHYQRLLDYLEPDRIHVLSDGRIVESGDKSLAERLEREGYAFLDESADATAGA, via the coding sequence ATGCTGAAGATCGAGAATCTGCACGTCGAAGTCGGCGGCAAGGAAATCCTGAAAGGCCTGGACCTGGAGCTCGGCGCGGGCGAGATGCACGCGATCATGGGGCCGAACGGTTCGGGCAAGTCGACGCTGGGCTACACGCTGGCCGGGCGCGACGGCTACGAGATCACCGAAGGGCGCATCCTGTTCGAAGGACAGGACCTGGCCGAACTGGAGGTCGAGGAGCGTGCTGCCGCCGGCCTGTTTCTCGCACTGCAGTACCCGGTCGAAATCCCCGGGGTCAACAACGCCTACTTCCTGCGCGCCGCCCTGAACGCCCAGCGCAAGGCGCGCGGCGAGGACGAGGTCGATTCCATGGCCTTCCTCAAGGCCGTGCGCGAGCAGCTGAAGGTGCTGAAGATGGACGAGGCGTTGCTCAAGCGTGCCGTCAACGAAGGCTTTTCGGGCGGCGAGAAGAAGCGCAACGAGATCGTCCAGATGGCGGTCCTGCAACCGAAACTGGCGGTGCTCGACGAGACCGATTCGGGCCTCGACATCGATGCGCTGAAGCTGGTCGCCGAGGGCGTGAACCGCTTGCGCGACGAGCAACGGTCGTTCCTGGTGATCACCCATTACCAGCGGCTCCTGGACTATCTCGAGCCGGACCGGATCCACGTGCTGTCCGACGGCCGGATCGTCGAGAGCGGCGACAAGTCGCTCGCCGAACGGCTCGAGCGCGAGGGCTATGCCTTCCTCGACGAGTCCGCAGACGCGACGGCGGGAGCGTGA
- the sufB gene encoding Fe-S cluster assembly protein SufB: MQTDTQQQVEQLITSRYKAGFYTDIESETVGAGLNEEVIAMISAKKEEPEWLLEWRLKAFHHWQTMTGPDWAKLDVPGIDFQKIHYYAAPKQKDRPKSLDDVDPKLLETFDKLGVPLHERARLAGVAVDAVFDSVSVGTTFQKELKEAGVIFCSFSEAVKEHPDLVREYLGSVVPYRDNYFACLNSAVFSDGSFVYIPRDTRCPMELSTYFRINARDTGQFERTLIVAEPGSEVSYLEGCTAPMRDENQLHAAVVELVAHEKAKIKYSTVQNWYPGDENGKGGIYNFVTKRGDCRGDDSRISWTQVETGSAITWKYPSCVLRGDRSAGEFYSVALTHNHQQADTGTKMIHLGRNTTSKIISKGISCGKSSNSYRGLVRVAKKAEGARNYTQCDSLLIGKTCGAHTFPYIESANPTAKIEHEATTSRIGEDQLFYCQSRGLDEEESVALIVDGFCKEVFKELPMEFAVEAKALLEISLEGAVG; the protein is encoded by the coding sequence ATGCAGACCGACACGCAGCAGCAGGTCGAGCAGCTGATCACGAGCCGCTACAAGGCCGGCTTCTACACCGACATCGAGTCCGAAACCGTCGGCGCAGGCCTGAACGAAGAGGTCATCGCGATGATCTCGGCCAAGAAGGAGGAGCCCGAGTGGCTGCTGGAATGGCGGCTGAAGGCTTTCCATCACTGGCAGACGATGACAGGCCCGGACTGGGCCAAGCTCGACGTGCCGGGCATCGATTTCCAGAAGATCCACTACTATGCCGCGCCCAAGCAGAAGGATCGGCCGAAGAGCCTCGACGACGTCGATCCGAAGCTGCTCGAGACCTTCGACAAGCTCGGGGTGCCGCTGCACGAACGGGCGCGGCTTGCCGGCGTGGCGGTCGACGCGGTGTTCGACTCCGTCTCGGTCGGTACGACCTTCCAGAAGGAATTGAAAGAAGCCGGCGTCATCTTCTGCTCGTTCTCCGAGGCCGTGAAGGAGCACCCGGACCTGGTCCGCGAGTACCTCGGCTCGGTGGTTCCGTACCGTGACAACTACTTCGCCTGCCTGAACTCCGCGGTGTTCTCGGACGGATCCTTCGTCTACATCCCGCGGGACACCCGCTGCCCGATGGAGCTGTCGACCTACTTCCGCATCAATGCGCGCGACACGGGCCAGTTCGAGCGCACGTTGATCGTCGCCGAGCCGGGGTCGGAAGTCAGCTATCTCGAAGGCTGTACCGCACCGATGCGCGACGAGAACCAGCTTCACGCCGCGGTCGTGGAGCTGGTGGCCCACGAAAAGGCGAAGATCAAGTACTCGACGGTGCAGAACTGGTACCCCGGCGACGAGAACGGCAAGGGCGGCATCTACAACTTCGTGACCAAGCGCGGTGACTGCCGCGGCGACGATTCCCGGATCAGCTGGACGCAGGTCGAGACCGGGTCCGCGATCACCTGGAAGTATCCGTCCTGCGTGCTGCGCGGCGACCGCTCGGCGGGCGAGTTCTACTCGGTGGCCTTGACCCACAACCACCAGCAGGCCGATACGGGCACCAAGATGATCCACCTGGGGCGGAACACCACCAGCAAGATCATCTCCAAGGGTATTTCCTGCGGCAAGAGCTCCAACAGCTATCGTGGGCTGGTGCGGGTCGCGAAGAAGGCCGAGGGTGCGCGCAACTACACCCAGTGCGACAGCCTCCTGATCGGCAAGACCTGCGGCGCGCACACGTTCCCGTACATCGAGTCGGCGAATCCGACCGCCAAGATCGAACACGAGGCGACCACCTCGCGGATCGGCGAGGACCAGCTGTTCTACTGCCAGTCGCGCGGCCTCGACGAAGAGGAGTCCGTGGCGCTGATCGTCGATGGCTTCTGCAAGGAAGTCTTCAAGGAGCTACCGATGGAATTCGCCGTCGAGGCCAAGGCCCTGCTCGAGATCTCCCTCGAAGGCGCGGTGGGATAA
- a CDS encoding SUF system Fe-S cluster assembly regulator: MLRIGKLTDYATVLMAELAEDIGTCRSAAQLAETTRLEPPTVAKVLKTLARSDLVESVRGVHGGYRLQRAADEISVAEIIRAMEGPIALTECGLEAGLCAREQDCSLRGNWRRIGETVERALASLSLADLAAPRGRGGTPGLNVVTRTDPVTGRS; the protein is encoded by the coding sequence ATGCTGAGAATCGGCAAGTTGACCGACTACGCAACGGTGCTCATGGCCGAACTGGCCGAGGACATCGGCACCTGCCGGTCCGCGGCCCAGCTGGCCGAGACCACGCGACTCGAGCCGCCGACCGTGGCCAAGGTGCTCAAGACCCTGGCTCGATCCGACCTGGTCGAGTCGGTCCGCGGCGTACACGGCGGGTATCGCCTCCAGCGGGCCGCAGACGAGATTTCCGTGGCCGAGATCATCCGGGCGATGGAAGGGCCGATCGCCCTGACCGAGTGCGGCCTGGAAGCCGGGCTCTGCGCCCGGGAACAGGATTGCAGCCTGCGCGGCAACTGGCGCCGGATCGGCGAAACCGTCGAACGGGCGCTGGCCTCGCTTTCGCTGGCCGACCTCGCCGCGCCGCGCGGTCGCGGTGGAACGCCGGGCCTGAACGTCGTCACGCGGACCGACCCCGTCACCGGACGGTCCTGA
- a CDS encoding phosphotransferase → MIDRADADRDPGQDSACRDATPDARERAARDFAEGALRQNAIRWTPASADASFRRYFRIVVDGRTAVVMDAPPEREDLDAFIDVAQRLDRAGLNVPAIEAEDRENGYLLLSDLGTTPYHHLLDPSNAARLFDDALTALIDMQRSTSTDGLPAYDAALLLKELALFPDWFLARHWRVEPTEDELDGWEMVCMTLIRWALDQPTVFCHRDYMPRNLMAVNAGSGRRSPGILDFQDAVIGPIAYDPVCLFRDAFLSWPEQRVVGWLEGYRQRAADIGLPVPDDPQLWRRTCDFVGTQRHLKVLGIFARIRYRDGKPHYLDDAPRFFGYLTHAIERNPELTELDRLLDAWRRRAASA, encoded by the coding sequence ATGATCGACCGAGCCGATGCCGACCGCGACCCCGGACAGGACTCCGCGTGCCGCGACGCCACGCCCGACGCCCGCGAACGAGCGGCCCGCGACTTTGCCGAGGGCGCCCTGCGCCAGAACGCGATCCGCTGGACACCGGCCTCGGCCGACGCCAGTTTCCGACGCTACTTCCGGATCGTCGTCGACGGGCGAACCGCCGTCGTCATGGACGCGCCGCCGGAGCGCGAGGACCTCGACGCCTTCATCGACGTCGCGCAGCGACTGGATCGCGCCGGCCTGAACGTTCCAGCCATCGAGGCCGAGGACCGCGAAAACGGCTACCTGCTGCTTTCGGACCTCGGCACGACGCCCTATCACCACCTCCTCGACCCGTCCAATGCCGCGCGGCTGTTCGACGACGCGCTGACCGCGCTCATCGACATGCAGCGCTCGACATCGACCGACGGCTTGCCGGCCTACGACGCCGCGCTCTTGCTGAAGGAGCTTGCGCTTTTCCCGGACTGGTTCCTTGCCCGCCACTGGCGTGTCGAGCCGACCGAGGACGAGCTGGACGGTTGGGAAATGGTGTGCATGACCCTGATTCGCTGGGCGCTGGACCAGCCGACGGTGTTCTGCCATCGCGATTACATGCCGCGCAACCTGATGGCCGTCAACGCCGGCAGCGGACGTCGATCCCCCGGCATCCTGGACTTTCAGGACGCGGTGATCGGCCCGATCGCCTACGACCCGGTCTGCCTGTTCCGCGACGCGTTCCTGAGCTGGCCCGAACAGCGCGTGGTCGGCTGGCTCGAAGGCTATCGCCAGCGCGCCGCCGACATCGGCCTGCCGGTGCCCGACGACCCCCAGCTATGGCGGAGGACCTGCGACTTCGTCGGCACCCAGCGCCACCTGAAGGTCCTCGGCATCTTCGCCAGGATCCGCTACCGGGACGGAAAGCCCCACTACCTCGACGATGCGCCGCGCTTCTTCGGCTACCTGACCCACGCCATCGAGCGCAATCCGGAGCTGACCGAGCTGGATCGCCTACTCGATGCCTGGCGGCGCCGCGCCGCCAGCGCCTGA